One genomic region from Lusitaniella coriacea LEGE 07157 encodes:
- a CDS encoding TIGR03032 family protein translates to MVNQSSPRTGSPPLEITCSRNCLSWLSEQQISLAFTTYQTNRLFLIGLKSEGQLSIFERLFDRPMGLYATSERLYLSSRYQLWQLDNALLPGQRYNGYDKLYIPRLAHTTGDLDIHDVAVEESGRIVFANTLYSCLATTSDRYSFTPLWHPPFIEKLAPEDRCHLNGIALVDGQPGYATAISRSDVAAGWREKRQSGGCLIDVRTNQLLLTDLSMPHSPRWYRDKLWLLNSGTGDFGYVDFARGCFNAIAFCPGYLRGLAFYKDWAIVGLSQTRRDRPSPEQAFSGLALDERLAAKEATSRCGLAIINLNTGNIDHWLYLDGIITELYDVQVLPQVKRPMALGFRTDEICHFITVDPQQSSISESRNEPFIQDAQKQGQIFPNLEGRF, encoded by the coding sequence ATGGTCAATCAAAGCTCGCCCCGAACGGGTTCCCCGCCTTTAGAAATCACCTGTTCCCGCAACTGCCTCTCTTGGCTGTCAGAACAACAAATTAGTCTGGCGTTCACCACCTATCAAACCAATCGCTTATTTCTGATTGGTTTAAAATCCGAGGGGCAACTATCCATTTTCGAGCGGCTGTTCGACCGACCGATGGGACTCTATGCCACATCCGAGCGCCTCTATTTAAGTTCTCGCTACCAACTGTGGCAATTGGACAATGCCTTGCTTCCCGGACAGCGCTACAACGGTTATGACAAACTTTATATTCCCCGCCTTGCCCACACTACCGGCGATTTAGACATTCACGACGTTGCGGTTGAGGAGTCGGGGAGAATTGTTTTTGCCAATACTTTATATAGTTGCTTGGCGACAACGAGCGATCGCTATAGTTTCACTCCTCTCTGGCATCCTCCCTTCATCGAGAAACTTGCCCCCGAAGATCGCTGCCATCTTAACGGAATTGCTTTGGTCGACGGTCAGCCCGGTTATGCAACGGCGATTAGTCGCTCTGATGTGGCAGCAGGTTGGCGAGAAAAGCGGCAGTCCGGCGGTTGTTTGATCGATGTGAGAACGAATCAACTCCTTCTTACCGATTTATCTATGCCCCACTCTCCTCGTTGGTATCGGGATAAACTATGGTTGCTCAACTCCGGGACGGGGGATTTCGGTTACGTCGATTTTGCACGGGGATGCTTTAACGCGATCGCGTTTTGTCCCGGTTATCTGCGCGGGTTAGCCTTCTACAAGGATTGGGCGATTGTTGGATTATCTCAAACTCGGCGCGATCGACCCTCACCAGAACAGGCCTTTTCCGGACTCGCCCTAGACGAACGTTTAGCCGCAAAAGAAGCAACCAGTCGCTGCGGTTTAGCAATAATCAACCTCAATACCGGAAATATCGACCATTGGCTCTACCTCGACGGCATCATCACAGAACTTTACGACGTTCAGGTATTGCCCCAAGTCAAACGCCCAATGGCATTAGGTTTTAGAACCGATGAAATTTGCCACTTCATCACTGTCGATCCCCAACAATCCTCAATAAGCGAAAGCCGTAACGAACCTTTTATTCAGGACGCGCAAAAGCAAGGTCAAATCTTCCCCAACCTAGAAGGGCGATTTTAG